A region of Photobacterium sanguinicancri DNA encodes the following proteins:
- a CDS encoding TIGR04219 family outer membrane beta-barrel protein, translating into MNKFTLTAAAAAVAFAAAMPAQAATLLGVKVGADAWLTSGKTEAGSFSKDADDKTMGSFHIAFEHFIPLVPNARIRYSEVDNGTVSFNQMDYTAYYEILDNDAVALDLGVVMSKFNAGKFAGQSFSEWQPAVYGAGEIGIPMTPVSAFGDLTYGTYDDTKTVDAQIGVKWTIPLLVDLNLRAGYRVMDHDFAFINGYNSVKVKNDGWFLGVEVDI; encoded by the coding sequence ATGAACAAATTTACTCTTACAGCAGCGGCAGCTGCTGTAGCATTTGCAGCGGCAATGCCAGCACAAGCAGCTACCCTTCTTGGTGTAAAAGTAGGTGCTGATGCATGGTTAACAAGCGGTAAAACTGAAGCTGGTTCTTTTTCTAAAGATGCAGATGATAAAACAATGGGTTCGTTCCATATTGCGTTTGAGCACTTCATCCCATTAGTTCCGAATGCTCGTATTCGTTACAGCGAAGTTGATAATGGCACTGTGTCTTTCAACCAAATGGATTACACAGCATACTACGAAATTCTAGACAACGACGCAGTTGCACTGGATCTTGGTGTGGTGATGTCTAAATTCAACGCCGGTAAGTTTGCGGGTCAATCATTCAGTGAATGGCAGCCAGCAGTTTACGGTGCAGGTGAAATCGGTATCCCAATGACGCCAGTTTCTGCGTTTGGTGATCTGACATACGGTACATACGACGATACGAAAACCGTTGATGCACAAATTGGTGTTAAATGGACCATTCCTCTACTTGTTGATCTAAACCTTCGTGCGGGCTACCGCGTGATGGATCATGACTTTGCATTCATTAACGGTTACAACTCTGTAAAAGTGAAGAATGACGGTTGGTTCCTAGGTGTTGAAGTAGACATCTAA
- the pspG gene encoding envelope stress response protein PspG translates to MVEILFLFTFAMVLIFTGISMLGMFLAVAAGFAVMAVIGMLGVMFKLLPWLIVIALGVWFYREHKADKLHRSRMNYRR, encoded by the coding sequence ATGGTCGAGATTTTATTTCTATTCACATTTGCGATGGTGCTGATATTTACAGGTATCAGCATGTTGGGGATGTTCTTAGCGGTGGCAGCAGGCTTTGCTGTTATGGCGGTTATTGGGATGTTAGGTGTGATGTTTAAGCTACTCCCTTGGCTTATTGTTATAGCCTTAGGTGTATGGTTTTACCGTGAGCATAAGGCTGATAAATTACACCGTAGCCGCATGAATTACCGACGTTAA
- the dusA gene encoding tRNA dihydrouridine(20/20a) synthase DusA codes for MLDWTDRHCRYFHRLMSDHALLYTEMVTTGAIIHGKGDFLAYNEEEHPLALQLGGSNPADLARCAKLAQERGYDEINLNVGCPSDRVQNGMFGACLMGEADLVAQSIAAMREVVDIPVTVKTRIGIDEQDSYEFLTHFISTVSEKSGCDDFTIHARKAWLKGLSPKENREIPPLDYPRVYQLKQDFPHLKMALNGGIKTFDEMDEHLKHLDGVMVGREAYQNPYIMAQVDQRLFGSTKPIIKQRELVEAMYPYIERQLANGSYLGHISRHMLGLFQGLPGARQWRRHISENAHKAGAGIEVLQQAVAKIPAELDV; via the coding sequence ATGCTCGATTGGACTGACCGTCATTGCCGTTATTTTCACCGTTTAATGAGTGACCATGCATTGCTTTATACCGAAATGGTCACAACGGGTGCGATTATTCACGGTAAGGGTGATTTTCTTGCGTATAACGAAGAAGAGCACCCACTTGCGCTGCAGCTAGGGGGCTCAAACCCTGCTGACTTGGCGCGTTGTGCTAAATTGGCGCAAGAGCGTGGTTACGATGAAATAAACCTGAATGTAGGTTGCCCTTCAGATCGAGTGCAAAACGGAATGTTTGGTGCTTGCTTGATGGGTGAGGCTGACTTAGTGGCACAGAGTATTGCCGCAATGCGTGAAGTCGTTGATATTCCTGTTACGGTGAAAACGCGTATCGGTATTGATGAGCAAGATTCTTATGAATTTTTGACCCACTTTATTTCGACGGTTTCTGAGAAAAGTGGTTGTGACGACTTTACTATTCATGCGCGTAAAGCATGGCTAAAGGGGTTAAGCCCGAAAGAAAACCGTGAAATTCCACCGTTGGATTACCCGCGAGTCTATCAATTAAAACAAGACTTCCCTCATCTTAAAATGGCGCTGAATGGCGGCATTAAGACGTTTGATGAGATGGATGAGCATTTAAAGCATCTTGACGGTGTGATGGTAGGTCGTGAGGCATACCAAAATCCCTATATCATGGCGCAAGTGGATCAACGCTTATTTGGTAGTACTAAGCCGATTATCAAGCAGCGTGAACTGGTTGAAGCTATGTACCCATATATTGAACGTCAACTTGCTAATGGTTCGTACCTTGGCCATATCTCTCGCCATATGCTGGGTTTATTCCAAGGCTTGCCGGGTGCGCGTCAGTGGCGTCGTCACATTAGCGAAAATGCACATAAAGCGGGTGCTGGTATTGAAGTGTTACAGCAAGCGGTAGCAAAAATTCCAGCGGAATTGGATGTTTAG